One Nitrosomonas sp. PY1 DNA window includes the following coding sequences:
- a CDS encoding WD40 repeat domain-containing protein — protein sequence MSDLLQIDAEHPWPWLNAFPEEAAPFFNGRDEESESLLHYVLSAPVTVLFGKSGLGKSSLLQAGLFPLLRKERLLPVYVRLSHEDMAATVSVQIAKHFYEQLNIFLPQASDPLISLSAEHSLWSQLHRLDFDLRDKLGRRWTPVFVLDQFEEIFTLGAKDSERQKQLFYELGDLIENRIPKAIAERLYTDDALYDQLNLDVQHYRFLISLREDYLPDLEEWTDLIPRLGPNRYRLLPMSSSQAENAVIKTGGQLVTQDDARNIVGYLTSKQASTELGLKRRHTQNQVEPALLSLMCSGLNAERLNVNNKQLSTGDLARKGDFIVERFYYQAFYDLPESIRDFVEHNLITLDGVRQSYPERSIEAQQLATKEQIQTLIDRRLIRRESLEEGDRVELVHDLLARVALQHRQDRQQKQETLRRQRLLWLRGVGAFVLILTLSIFAGFMYNAWQKALEAEGKAQQAFRDATAMRLGIEGSAITSGLKPGGTIQGLLKVLAGHRIARSAYTDEVLQKEYRKFYSQIFIRENPIPIRSVAFSSDGARIVSGDFDGTLRLWDAATGQSIGEPFTGHTNGVSSVAFSPDGTRIVSGNVDRTLRLWDAATGQSIGEPFIDHEGAVLSVAFSPDGTRIVSGGSDGTLRLWDAATGQSIGEPFTGHTNGVSSVAFSPDGTRIVSGSWDKTLRLWNAATDQSTGATFTGHTNGVSSVAFSPDGTRIVSGGQDKTLRLWDAATGQSIGEPLTGHEGVVSSVAFSPNGTCIVSGGQDKTLRLWDAATGQSIGEPLTGHTDAVLSVAFSPDGTRIVSGDSDRTLRLWNAATDQSTGAPFTGHTDAVLNVAFSPDGTRIVSGSWDGTLRLWNAATRQSIGESFTGHKDEVSRVAFSPDGTRIVLGSWDGTLRLWDAATGQSIGKPFTGHTNGVSSVVFSPDGTRIVSGDFDGTLRLWDAATGQSIGEPLTGHKYEVSRVAFSPDGTRIVSGSRDRTLRLWNAATGQSIGEPLTGHEGRVSSVAFSPDGTRIVSGSQDRTLRLWDAATGQSIGEPLTGHEGGVFSITFSPDGTRIVSGSQDKTLRLWDAATGKSIGEPLTGHEGGVFSIAFSPNGTRIVSGSQDKTLRLWEVFEGWANSLCKKLDRNMSHEEWQDWVSVDIAYKEQCTGLPIKPDKLEKMH from the coding sequence ATGTCTGATTTACTTCAGATCGATGCAGAACACCCCTGGCCGTGGCTGAATGCGTTTCCCGAAGAGGCCGCGCCATTTTTTAACGGGCGCGATGAGGAAAGCGAATCTCTGTTGCATTATGTGCTGTCCGCGCCGGTCACGGTGCTATTCGGCAAGTCCGGTTTGGGTAAATCTTCTCTGCTGCAGGCAGGATTATTTCCACTCCTGCGCAAGGAACGATTGTTACCAGTGTATGTTCGCTTGAGTCATGAAGACATGGCTGCCACGGTATCCGTACAAATCGCTAAACATTTTTACGAGCAACTGAACATATTTTTACCGCAAGCATCCGATCCATTGATCAGTCTCAGTGCAGAACACTCCCTGTGGAGTCAGCTTCACCGTCTCGATTTTGATTTGCGCGATAAACTAGGGCGACGTTGGACACCGGTATTTGTGCTGGATCAATTCGAAGAAATCTTCACGCTCGGTGCTAAAGATTCCGAAAGACAAAAGCAACTGTTCTATGAACTTGGCGATCTGATCGAAAATCGCATTCCCAAAGCAATCGCTGAACGTTTGTATACCGATGATGCTCTGTATGATCAGCTCAATTTAGATGTGCAGCATTATCGTTTCCTGATTTCGCTGCGAGAAGATTATCTCCCCGATCTGGAAGAATGGACGGATTTGATTCCTCGGCTGGGGCCAAACCGTTATCGCTTGCTACCTATGTCAAGTTCGCAAGCAGAAAACGCCGTGATCAAAACCGGCGGCCAACTGGTTACGCAGGACGATGCGCGAAATATCGTCGGTTACTTGACCAGCAAGCAAGCTTCAACGGAATTAGGGCTAAAACGGCGGCATACACAAAACCAGGTAGAACCGGCTTTGCTCAGCCTGATGTGCTCCGGTTTAAATGCAGAACGACTTAATGTCAACAACAAACAATTATCAACCGGCGATTTAGCCAGGAAAGGCGATTTCATTGTGGAGCGCTTTTACTATCAAGCGTTCTATGACCTGCCTGAATCGATACGTGATTTTGTTGAACACAATCTGATTACCTTGGATGGCGTGCGCCAATCCTATCCGGAACGTTCGATAGAAGCTCAACAACTGGCAACAAAAGAACAAATACAGACGTTAATCGATAGGCGCTTGATCCGCCGGGAATCCCTAGAGGAAGGCGATCGCGTTGAGTTAGTGCATGATCTTCTGGCTCGAGTCGCGCTGCAACACCGGCAAGACCGTCAACAAAAACAGGAAACGCTGAGGCGACAACGATTACTTTGGCTCCGAGGAGTGGGAGCCTTTGTACTGATACTCACATTATCGATCTTTGCCGGATTCATGTATAACGCTTGGCAAAAAGCGCTTGAGGCGGAAGGAAAAGCGCAACAAGCGTTTCGGGATGCGACGGCGATGCGTTTAGGGATCGAAGGGAGCGCCATCACTTCTGGCTTGAAACCCGGTGGAACAATCCAGGGATTGCTTAAAGTGTTAGCGGGTCACAGAATCGCACGCTCTGCCTACACGGATGAAGTCTTGCAAAAAGAATATCGTAAATTTTATTCTCAGATTTTCATTCGGGAAAACCCCATACCTATTCGTAGTGTTGCCTTCAGCTCGGATGGCGCGCGTATCGTCTCGGGAGATTTCGATGGGACGCTGCGGTTATGGGATGCGGCCACCGGCCAATCCATCGGTGAACCATTCACCGGCCATACAAATGGGGTTTCAAGTGTTGCCTTCAGCCCGGATGGCACGCGTATCGTCTCGGGTAATGTTGATCGAACGCTACGGTTATGGGATGCGGCCACCGGCCAATCCATCGGTGAACCATTCATCGACCATGAGGGTGCAGTTTTGAGTGTTGCTTTCAGCCCGGATGGCACGCGTATCGTCTCGGGAGGCTCTGATGGAACGCTGCGGTTATGGGATGCGGCCACCGGCCAATCCATCGGTGAACCATTCACCGGCCATACAAATGGGGTTTCAAGTGTTGCCTTCAGCCCGGATGGCACGCGTATCGTCTCAGGTAGTTGGGATAAGACGCTGCGGTTATGGAATGCGGCAACCGACCAATCCACCGGTGCAACATTCACCGGCCATACAAATGGGGTTTCAAGTGTTGCTTTCAGCCCGGATGGCACGCGTATCGTCTCGGGTGGTCAGGATAAGACATTGCGGTTATGGGATGCAGCCACCGGACAATCCATCGGTGAACCGCTCACCGGCCATGAAGGTGTGGTTTCAAGTGTCGCCTTCAGCCCGAACGGCACATGTATCGTCTCGGGTGGTCAGGATAAGACATTGCGGTTATGGGATGCAGCCACCGGACAATCCATCGGTGAACCGCTCACCGGCCATACAGATGCGGTTTTGAGTGTTGCCTTCAGCCCGGACGGCACGCGTATCGTCTCGGGAGATTCTGATCGAACGCTGCGGTTATGGAATGCGGCAACCGACCAATCCACCGGTGCACCATTCACCGGTCATACAGATGCGGTTTTGAATGTTGCCTTCAGCCCGGATGGCACGCGTATCGTCTCGGGTAGTTGGGATGGGACGCTGCGGTTATGGAATGCGGCCACCAGACAATCTATCGGTGAATCATTCACCGGCCATAAAGATGAGGTTTCGCGTGTTGCCTTCAGCCCGGATGGCACGCGTATCGTTTTGGGTAGTTGGGATGGGACGCTGCGGTTATGGGATGCGGCCACCGGCCAATCCATCGGTAAACCATTCACCGGCCATACAAATGGGGTTTCAAGTGTTGTCTTCAGCCCGGATGGCACGCGTATCGTCTCGGGAGATTTCGATGGGACACTGCGGTTATGGGATGCAGCCACCGGACAATCCATCGGTGAACCGCTCACCGGCCATAAATATGAGGTTTCGCGTGTCGCCTTCAGCCCGGACGGCACGCGTATCGTCTCGGGTAGTCGGGATCGAACGCTGCGGTTATGGAATGCGGCCACCGGCCAATCCATCGGTGAGCCGCTCACCGGCCATGAAGGTCGGGTTTCGAGTGTTGCCTTCAGCCCGGACGGCACGCGTATCGTCTCAGGTAGTCAGGATCGGACGCTGCGGTTATGGGATGCGGCCACCGGCCAATCCATCGGTGAACCGCTCACCGGCCATGAAGGTGGGGTTTTCAGTATTACCTTCAGCCCGGACGGCACGCGTATCGTCTCAGGTAGTCAGGATAAGACACTGCGGTTATGGGATGCAGCCACCGGTAAATCCATCGGTGAACCGCTCACCGGCCATGAAGGTGGGGTTTTCAGTATTGCCTTCAGCCCGAACGGCACGCGTATCGTCTCAGGTAGTCAGGATAAGACACTGCGGTTATGGGAGGTATTTGAAGGTTGGGCGAATTCGTTGTGTAAAAAATTGGATCGCAATATGAGCCATGAAGAATGGCAAGATTGGGTTTCGGTGGATATTGCGTATAAGGAACAATGCACTGGTTTGCCGATCAAGCCGGATAAGCTAGAAAAAATGCACTGA
- the flgA gene encoding flagellar basal body P-ring formation chaperone FlgA gives MMDPIAMNLKIKNLLLFLSMLMHNAVFASNHSAEEQHQDLLLIRNAVEDFVYRNTATLAGQVTVNVDKIDKYLTLPKCPELQPFIPPGSRLWGKTSVGVRCNHQDIHWTIYVQTEVNVMSDVLHIARPVSTGHALTYEDITSQAVNLTQMPDGIFTNPAQVIGKIATTNLTVGQPVRQHMLRAPYVIQRGQKVSLIVTGRGFSVSSEGSALNDAAENQVVQVRNKSGRILSGIARLNGIVEIQP, from the coding sequence TGCTATTCCTGTCGATGCTCATGCACAACGCTGTATTTGCATCCAATCATAGTGCTGAAGAGCAGCATCAAGACTTGTTACTCATTCGAAATGCAGTTGAAGACTTTGTTTATCGCAATACGGCAACACTAGCTGGGCAAGTTACAGTGAATGTCGACAAAATCGACAAATACCTGACTTTGCCGAAGTGCCCAGAGTTGCAACCTTTTATTCCACCTGGTAGTCGCTTATGGGGGAAAACATCGGTGGGGGTTCGTTGCAACCATCAGGATATTCATTGGACTATTTATGTTCAAACCGAAGTTAATGTAATGTCTGATGTATTACATATCGCACGACCCGTCTCGACCGGTCACGCTTTAACTTACGAAGATATTACTTCGCAAGCTGTAAACCTAACTCAAATGCCAGATGGCATATTCACGAATCCTGCCCAAGTTATTGGCAAAATTGCCACTACCAATCTTACTGTCGGTCAACCTGTTCGGCAGCATATGTTGCGCGCACCTTATGTGATACAAAGAGGACAGAAAGTGAGTTTAATTGTTACAGGACGCGGGTTTAGTGTCAGTTCGGAAGGAAGTGCCTTAAACGATGCGGCAGAAAATCAAGTTGTTCAAGTACGCAATAAATCGGGGCGTATCCTCAGTGGCATTGCGCGTTTAAATGGAATTGTTGAGATACAGCCGTAA